From Toxotes jaculatrix isolate fToxJac2 chromosome 7, fToxJac2.pri, whole genome shotgun sequence:
TTATAAAAGCGAAACCTCAAAAATAAGCACCAAATAAATTTTTACTTTAGTTTTACTTAAGGATTTCTGCATGAACCGGAGGAGGATTTTTATAAGTGCTGACCCAATCAGACCAATACAGGTTCTCATCATGAAGGATGATGCAAACTGATGGACCTTTGTCCTGAGGTTCCTTTTTGCAAATAAGACAGCAGCTTTGACAATGCAAAGGTCTGGGCTAACATGCAAGCACATAGTGTAATGTACCACTAATGTATGAATTAATGCAGGATGTATTATGAATCCCTTTTGCTCACAATTAAGAAATAATCAAGTAATTTTGATTCAGTTCTTGATGGATTAATACATTAACTTCGATGCTACCAAATTAGCTGGATTCCTGTTACATAGAAAAGAGCATTTCAGATTCATACATTTGACCAGTACCCATTCTAATATACAGTGCTGACTCAGTATGGGGACTGTCTGATTATTCATTACTCATGCTTTCTCTTGGCTACTCGAAGGTTTCACCATAACGATGCATGATTTTCTCAGAGATAATAGGACagtatttaaactttaaaccacTGTTTTTGCTGCTCACACTTTCTGTAATTTTACAAGAACCAAACAGAGCTGTATCTATTAACAGAATAAAGCATTATTTCAAAATTTCATACAAAGCACGCAGCATGCAGAACTAGCAAGAAAATCTGGCCTTTTCATTACTATCATGTATTGCTCTGCAGAGTTGAGGGCAAGTCTGAGCACCTGCTTGCACTGTGGCTCTTTTCAATCGGCTTATTTTACTTTTGCCACTGCCCCGTCTTTCTGCATTCTTCTGGACCCATTTGTAATCAATCACTAACGACGTAGTTATGTTATGAAGACTACAGACAATTGTTTTCACAAACTCAGCAAGTATCAAAATACTACTGAAAAACTCCATTACATAATCAAAAGAATTTGTTTCTTATAACATGCATTGTTTTACAGAGCTTCAGCCTGCtctgagaagcttttttttaaaactgtgatcCAGACTGCTTGGACCACACTGTCCCAAATATGTACTTGTACACTAAAGTGAAATGCATGAATTCCAAAAATGTGAACCTACATAAAAATGCTTTTTGATAGGATCTTTTTgcaaagacactgaaaaacaaatggaacaaataaaaaaaaaaacaagtaaagtgGGCCCCCCTTCTCTTATGTAATGTTATCTTTGCCTCTGCCAGCAAACACAGATTATTGCAGGTTATTCTTAAATTTTGTGAACGAGTTTGCCGATTATTTGTAAGCACTTCCTTACCCTGGAAACGCTCTTTACTGCAGCACATACAAGAAGTGGCAGATAGGACTAAATATGAGGAAACATCACAAGCTAACAGACTTTCCCATTCCATCTGCAGTgtacacaaaagaaaagcatgagaagacaaaagaaaccAAGACAATCATGAAGGTGTGACAAAGTCAACCTGTGGATTGACAGAGGTCATACATGAGCACATGCCTACACACCTGCATGCAATAATGACAATACCCAAAACCCCATCAACAGCACATAATGCCAAAATCATCTCCAAATCTTATTAAAgatgtatttgttatttgtgcATATAAATAAGGCTAcctatcaatcaatcaatcaatcagtcaaactttatttgtatagctccttttgtgtttttggtgtggTTAAAAGTACTTCACAGATGACTGAGGCTCAAAAGCTGTACTACTTAATCTGAGAGCTGATTAAGTAGTACGAACAGTGAAGGTTAATTGCCATCTGGATGTGTCCTGGTGACTACTTTTACTAGGGTTGTCTTGGTGCAACGATTAGCCTGAAAACCAGACTGAAACATTTACAACTCGTAGTTTGAGTTAATAAAACTGAATGTATAtagtttttctaaaaaaaatgtctcaaaagTGGAAGATTTGTTTTAAAGAGACTTCAGAAGTGCAGTCTCAAATGCTGTAGGGATGCACTGAATGGTTAAAAATTTAAGGACCTCCTCCTGCactgaattaaaaacatttgtaaaaaacATTGTACactaaaaacaatgaaaaatatgcAGTAGTGGTCTGAGAGAAttccataataataataataataataataataataataataataataacaataataataaatacctagtaaaatatacaaatactatAAAACTGTTCCTAAAAAGAGGGAGCGAACATTCtttgtcacatgtcacatgaTAACCCGACTGTGACTACTACGATTTCTCTGCCACATTTAACTGGACACTGACAAGGCCTTCCTGGTAAACTACTAAGTCACTTTTCCAGTTTGGCATCTCCAGTTTCCTCCTGCATAACATACTAACTCCATTCCTTTCAATCAAGTAGGCAAATTCTTTACCCAGTGAACCAGTGAGGTGTCTGACAGGCTATTGCTCACTGCTACTTCCTTGTGCAGACAACCAGATGCCAAAGGAGAGATAATCAGAAGGGATGTCCCATCAAGGTCTTTAAAGGTGACATCTCACtctggcgttttttttgtttgtttgtttgttttttggaacCAAAGTAACATTCAGCTCAcctgtggttgttgtttttaatgggAATTTGTGACAAGTATGTTTACTTTGAGCAGCCAGTTTTATTACCAGCAGTTTCAAATGAATTTGAATTTACATTCAAGACAATGTctgaaaagaggagaaggagcgAATTTATAAGTTTCAGTAATTGTTGTCTAGTTTAGTGACAATTGTTTGTAGGtaggctttttaaaaaaaaaataataaaattttttttagatagAAGGTATTTAAACAGTTTCAGTGTGGAATAACATAATAACACACAATGTGGTTTTGAGCACTTACTGCAacttttttgtagttttgtagaAAGAATTCTTTGAACTGAATTGCTGATAAAACAATCAGAGTAATGTGTTACAGAAATGACAATCTCTACTGGTAGCTTTTTAAAAGAACTGTCTCAGCTGATATGATATTGCGAAGGAGAATGTTCTGCAGTGTTGAACCTAAAACAATCCCCCTTTGTCTCAGGCCCAGGAccatgaaacatttaaaaacattatattGCCAGACTTGAGGAGTCTTGGTGTAgcataaattattaaaataccCAAATCACATAAAAGTAATCAAAGCAGTCTTAAGCTGAATTCTAAAACAAAGGGGGAGCCAATGAATGTTGCACAAAGACTATAAGTAGGAGCAGCTGCTGGATTTGGAAGTGTATTTTTCTAttgtacattttatatttaatgataaagtaaacatgtttttaagtACAGTCACTGACATTAACTGGATTTTTAAGTAGTTTAGGGAACAAGTATGTTGTGTGTCAGTTTTGTTTCTGAGATGTCATAACTTCCCATCACACCGGTATGCCTACTGCCTCTAAATACTAATACAGTTGCTATTTAAAGCTATGGCTACTAGTTTTCCTGAACTTTGCCAAACATTGTTTACTGCAATGTATTGCAATTACATACTTTATTACAGGACACCAGTCTGTGTAATATTGAAATTATTTTCGAAGTATGACTGTACACTTACTGTGAGATGTGAACTGTCCTGATAATTGTTAATCATTACTATTGTTAATGAATCATTTAGTAGACAGTCATCACAGCCCACATTACAATTATTTATATGGTGCATGTTGTCTGACAACATAACACTGCTGGGAACACTCGCCACCAAGAGCCTTTGAAAAACTTGTATGAACAGCAGTTGTCGGATGCAGTAACATCCATGTGCTGCTGCCAGTCAGCCTCTGCCCAAACTGCATTCTCCTGCCATCATAGATCTCCTCCAGTATGTAAAAGAGAAAATCCCCACCCACCACACTGTGCTCACCCTACATGGTTTTGTCATTAATTTGTCTGCTATGTTCAGTAAACTGTCTGGCAAAACATGTTAAGTTTCAGTTTGTATATCTTCCAAATGACAGTTCCAAGTGACATGATTGACTGATAATAACCTCCAGGACTGAATTCCAACTCCAAATCTCTAGGacagttattttaaatgtgttgacTGCAGATTGAAGGCTGCAGATTAAAGAAAATACAAGAATGCTTGCAGTATTTATTTGGGTAGCTACAAAATGATGTCAGATAATGCATGTTAGTAAAAAGTACTCAGGTAAAGTAAGTGCCCCTAAATTGCGTTGAAGTACAGTACTTCAATATGTGTACGTAGCTTCTTTTCACCAccactgaaatgagaaatgaaattaATGTTCTTCTGAGCTGCCCcttataaaactgaaaatgaagcgAACGCACAGCCCTCTTCAGTCACTACAAGGAGGAGCCTCAAGAGGGACTGGAACTTCCAAGCAGCGCTCAATGTCACGCAGTTTCCTGGTCAGAAAATGTCATTTCTATCTCAGCAGTGAAGCATGATGAACAGCTGACAGACATCCAGCTCCATATAACACACCATGTATTATAGACCTTTAACCTGAGCTTAAAAAGTTTCtcacatttttagttttaagcTAAAATATGTGATCATTTTAAGAATAGTTTATAGTTAGTGAGAGCTTCACTAATTTAAGGCAACGGGAAAGACCGCACACTTTATGACTGTTGATGACAGCCAGTAATTATGGCTTGTGGAAACCACGTCTATgaaaaaatgcttttcttttcctggtAGTGATCTGCATGATTACTGTCAGTAGATGCTTACAAAGTGTCAACTTAATTAACACTACAGTCACTGACAAGATAACAGCTTTTTGGTTCAATCTGGGGGATCAGCTtaacaaaattatttaaataaacgATCTGTTAATAACCATCATATAATTGTTATGTATTATTAGCACTGACTCTAACAATCATTATTCTGGCATTATGGGTCTACTGAACCTAAACAGCAACAAGACTTACTTCCTCATGGTGTTTGCATGTCATATTTAATTAATGTAggcatactgtacattttagaCAGATTTTATCAGTGGCTTGTCATGCAGTCAAGCAACAAAACCAGAGAGGCCGCATGCCTGAAGGAGTGCCAAGTTAGCACAGCCCACTTTTCCTGATAAGAGTTATTTTTGACATGTAATGAACAGCACATGCAGAGTCAGGAAAATGATCTACCATTAATTAAAGCAAATGGggtaaaacacaataaaaaaaattgaagatCACGATTAAAAGGGATGAAATAAAATCCAGACAGGCTATGAAAGGTGAAATTTTAGGTAAAAAATATCAAGGTTCAGATCCTGAAAACAGGTTGTTCAAACAGCTTGCAGCAAAAGAGCTAAAAGCTGCCACACTTAGGGTTTTAGTTTTGCCCTGCAGAAAACTCAAAAACTGATTGTGGAAAACCTGGGGGGCCTTCCTTAATagtttaaaagcattttaagtAATACCGCTCTCTGAATATCTTAAAAAATACCATTAAAATATTGATGTCTGGCTAATAGAGAGCACTGTGTGCTTTTGTTAAAAGGTGTAAAAGTGTAACTCGAATCTGattcaacaaaatgaaagaattttttttcttttggatgaTGATGTAGTCCAGATAAAAGCATTATACCTTGTGTGTTCTGTAGATGAATATATGGGGATTATGCACTGAATTGTAGGGTTGGCTGCTTCTAAAATTGGGCGCATGTTGGCAGGAATCAGTTTGATATGACATATGATATGTCTGTATATTAATCACACCTAGTTTGtttcatatataaatgtatgtgtgtgcataggAGCTGTAGATAGGTGTGTTTGCTTGTTAAGTaagagaaatattttaacacaaagAGCCCCAAGTCACAAAGCTGCATCATGGAACCATTTTGACAGACAGCTTTGTGTTGGTGGTTTGTTGAAATTCTGGGCTCTACAGGGCTCTTTTTAGTTTCCTGTTAAACAGCATGTCCATTTCTTTAACCATTTACACGGCTGAAGAAAGATGCCCCAGGTGTCACCAAGGGGTGTCTCCTGCCACAGAAaccactatatatatatagacgACAAACTGGTGCAAAATACACAGACTCCTGACTGGAGCTGAATGACCAAACTGGGACTTGCAGAACATCACAGGTACTGTGGTCAACCTTCTTGTCTAACTTTTTAACTTGCATTTAATGTTTCTTCACACTTGTGAATAGTAGATGTAGTTCACATTCAGGCAACCATGCACTCCTTATATATTTCTAAGTATTAATTTTAAAGAAAGAACTGAACCCCCCCCAtgtattttattgcttttgGTTATTGTGTACATGACGGGGCTGCACTCCTCTTTTTCAGGGATGAAGTGGTTTTTGTGCCTGATAGCCGCAGGTCTTTACCTGTGTTTGCAAAGCTATGTGAATGCTGGTAAGTATCATatctattaaattaaattaaattaaactgagtcattataaatgtgtataaaacattgcatattattttgtcaaatataGGGAAGACCAGAGATGAATATACGAATTtactgaatattaaaaaaatgtttttttttttaagaaagaaagaaacctgCAGACAACAAAACTTcagtaaaaatcaaaaaaatccaCTGACATTTCGTAagaatgagaaaatgaagaaagcaTAGTGAAAGGTGACTGGATTGTGTTTAAGACAACAGAGAGCAGACTGACtgcaagggttttttttttttgccatcagAATCACGTTTGAGCAGAAGTGTCATTGAAAAAGCTGTGACTGAAGCAAAGGCCACCGTGGACTCAGCTTATGAGTACTCCAGAAAAGAGTGAGTGTACAAATCTGCTGAATTTCAGTCAGTAGCAGTAACATCTAAGTACTCATAAATCCGACCCCTCCACACAATACAGGAGCATTAACCGTGTGAGGAGGAATGCAGCGAATCCTTCAGACGTCCTGCGCCTGCTGAAGCAGCCCGCGGGGCCAACCCGTAATGTTGCCCGTGCCGCAGACTATATGGATGTGTCTGTGAAACTGATCAAGAGATCTCTGGAAAGACGTCACAAACGCTCCATCAACGCCACAGGTGTGAAtccaaaactgtttttttttaaaatttccctTACAAGTTACTAGGTTATTTGgctaagatgttttttttaccttgccTCTGTGAATTAGATCTGATCTCTGAGGAGGATCTGCAGTTCATTGCTGAACTGACGGGCTGCTCTCCCCGACATCGCATCCCTCCTTGCATGACAACTCCCAATTTGGACAGGTTTCGCACTGCAAGCAGCACCTGCAACAACAGGTGAGGTAGCTGCTGAGTAGCAAGTTTAATGGAAGAACCAGGAAAAGAACAAGTCACCAAACATGTCCACAGCTAATTGACTGCTTAATTTCTGCACCTGGGGCCAATCTGAATCTTGCCAAAGATTTTCCTCCcagctctgtctttttcttcagttcatttcaaaagCAAAGATGTGAAAAAAACAGGAGTGGATGGTTGTCGTGCTAACATTGCTTTAGGAAAATGTTGCTTGTAATGTCAAAGACTGGTACATGCTGTACATGGTACACTCATATgcaagacaaagagaaaaaaacaacaaggattttttttcttagaaaaaaCACTCGCTGGGGATCTGCTAACACACCTTTAACCCGCTGGCTCCCTGCTGAATACCAGGATAAAATCTCTCTGCCCAAAGGCTGGAACCCTGAGCGGAaagtcaacagacattttcTTCCATTGGTATTGTATTTGTacacatctatctatctatctatgcaGATGGGATTAACTGAACAATTACCTAAATGGTTAATCACATCTGCAGTGATGCTTTCAGGTATTTCCTCACTTGTAAAATAAGAGGTTGACAATGATAGGTGTATAAATCACTTTTACCAAGGCACATTTTTTCTACATTGTGTTCTCAGGTAAGAGAAGTCTCCAACCATATTTTGCGCACAGCAAACGCTGATGTGGAGAGTGACCCACTCTACACTCACCTGGTGACAATCTTCGGCCAGTGGACTGACCACGACCTGACCTTCACTCCTCACTCTCCTGTCATCCGCTCTTTCAGTAACGGTATTGACTGTGACAAGAGCTGTGAACGCACAGAGCCCTGCTTCCCCATCGAGGTAAGCATTATTACATTACACAAGAAAAGATGTGAATGCAtctaaagcacacacacagtgtgtgagtgctAACTGCTTCTTGTCATCTAAACAGATTCCCAAGCAAGACCCTCGCTTCGGCAAAAACTCAGAGGAGTGCATACCCTTTTTCCgctcagcagcaggttgtgGTTCTGGCAACACAGGCCACTTGTTCGGTGCAAGCACCATCCGTGAGCAGATGAACTCTCTCACAGCTTTCATTGATGTGGGCCAGGTGTACGGTTCAGATGATACCAAAGCTCGCTTCCTCCGGGACCTCTCCTCAGACAAAGGCCTTCTAAGGGTCAACACACAGTACACCGACAATGGCCGTGAGCTCCTGCCCTTCACCAACATGGGTGCCAACATGTGTGCAACACGAACCCGTATTACTAATGATGCTAATGCTGAGGAGGTACCCTGCTTCCTGGCTGGTGAGTGGCAGCAAAGACACTGACATACAAAGTGCACTGCAAGCATTAACCATGCATTGTAGTTGTCATAGTTACAGCTTAGGTAAAACAACCTTTAATTGTGATAATTAAAATATGCCTTCTGCTTTGTCTCCCAGGTGATGAACGCTCCAATGAGAACATTGGTCTGACctctctgcacacactgttGATGCGTGAGCACAACCGTCTGGCACGTGCTCTGGCCAAACTCAATCCTCACTGGAATGGGGAGAAACTCTACCAGGAGGCCCGCAAGATCATGGGAGGATATTTCCAGGTTGGAGAGGAGCTTAGCTGCATGAATAGCACAAATGTTGCATTAATGATTGAAGGAGTGGTTCAGTTAACTcagtctctgttttgttttttcaggttCTCACCTTCAGAGACTATTTGCTCCACATTGTTGGTCCGGAATTTGTTTCCAAGCAGCTGTCCACCTATCCTGGCTATGATGAAAGTGTGGACCCCAGCATCTCCAATGTGTTTGCCACAGCTGCCTACCGATTTGCTCACCTGATGGTTCAGCCTTTCATGTTCCGTCTTGATGAGAATTACCAGGAGCACCGTGATTACCCCACCCCACTGCTGCACAAAGCCTTCTTCACACCATGGAGGATCATCTTCGAAGGTATGACCAAGATCTTTAGCTTGATAGTATTCACCTTAATGGAAAATCAGTCAGACTTGTATTAACCACTATAGTGGACAGAAAGACCGATTTGCTCACCTGATGGTTCAGCCTTTCATGTTCCCTCTTGATGAGAATTACCAGAGAATTATCTTCTTATAAGCAGTATAAGTGTAAGTGAGCCATTGGTGCCAAACTAGATGGACtatcaaaccaaaaacaatgGACATGAAGCAGCTAAAAACTACTATGAGCTCCAAAGAGGGGGCATGATTCTCAGTGGGATCAGCAGCACTATCAGAGCTTTCAAATCACAACGGCTCATTGGTTAATTCAATATTGATGTCAAAA
This genomic window contains:
- the LOC121184258 gene encoding eosinophil peroxidase-like, with product MDVSVKLIKRSLERRHKRSINATDLISEEDLQFIAELTGCSPRHRIPPCMTTPNLDRFRTASSTCNNRKNTRWGSANTPLTRWLPAEYQDKISLPKGWNPERKVNRHFLPLVREVSNHILRTANADVESDPLYTHLVTIFGQWTDHDLTFTPHSPVIRSFSNGIDCDKSCERTEPCFPIEIPKQDPRFGKNSEECIPFFRSAAGCGSGNTGHLFGASTIREQMNSLTAFIDVGQVYGSDDTKARFLRDLSSDKGLLRVNTQYTDNGRELLPFTNMGANMCATRTRITNDANAEEVPCFLAGDERSNENIGLTSLHTLLMREHNRLARALAKLNPHWNGEKLYQEARKIMGGYFQVLTFRDYLLHIVGPEFVSKQLSTYPGYDESVDPSISNVFATAAYRFAHLMVQPFMFRLDENYQEHRDYPTPLLHKAFFTPWRIIFEGGLDPVLRGLVGRQAKLNTQDHMMTDELRERLFKFSTELALDLGSLNMQRGRDHGLPGYNKWRKFCGLSQPRNQKQLGRVLKNNKLAKSLLDLYGKPDNIDVWLGGVAEPFVQGGRVGPLFACLIATQFQRIRQGDRLWWENKGVFTEAQRESLRETSLARIICDNTGITEVPEQPFQYRERRSGYTKCRNIPAFDLSPWKENTK